One Streptomyces mobaraensis NBRC 13819 = DSM 40847 DNA segment encodes these proteins:
- a CDS encoding S41 family peptidase, protein MTTHHDLLEAALARITTGYVFPEKTAAIDAAIRRRLDEGAYEDLDVRELCDRVTEDLQSVCPDKHLRLLWVEEPQSMDEEPEDVARARFARYAKRNNYGVRRVEQLDDNIGYLDLRMIAPADVGGPAIAAAMQLLAPTAALVIDLRQCRGGAPEGVQLWCSYFFPDDRVHLNDIYERATDSTRQYWTLGHLAAPRYLDRPVTVLTSDTTFSGGEELAYNLKALGRATLIGETTRGGAHPTDRIPVAPHVTVTVPAARSINPVTGANWEGVGVEPDLAVPAGDALKAGLEHLRTRLG, encoded by the coding sequence ATGACGACCCACCACGACCTGCTCGAAGCCGCGCTGGCCCGGATCACCACCGGCTACGTGTTCCCCGAAAAGACGGCCGCCATCGACGCGGCGATCCGGCGCCGGCTGGACGAAGGCGCATACGAGGATCTGGACGTGCGGGAGCTGTGCGACCGGGTCACGGAGGACCTCCAGAGCGTCTGCCCGGACAAACATTTGCGGTTGCTGTGGGTCGAGGAGCCGCAGTCGATGGACGAGGAGCCGGAGGACGTCGCCCGCGCCCGCTTCGCGCGGTATGCGAAGAGGAACAACTACGGCGTCCGGCGGGTGGAGCAGCTCGACGACAACATCGGCTACCTCGACCTGCGCATGATCGCCCCCGCCGACGTGGGCGGCCCCGCGATCGCCGCAGCCATGCAACTGCTCGCTCCCACCGCGGCGTTGGTCATCGACCTGCGGCAGTGCCGGGGCGGCGCCCCGGAAGGCGTGCAGTTGTGGTGCAGCTACTTCTTCCCCGACGACCGGGTACACCTGAACGACATCTACGAACGGGCCACCGACTCGACCCGCCAGTACTGGACCCTCGGGCACCTCGCCGCACCGCGCTACCTCGACCGTCCGGTCACCGTGCTGACCAGCGACACCACCTTCTCCGGCGGAGAGGAACTGGCGTACAACCTGAAGGCGCTGGGCCGCGCCACCTTGATCGGCGAGACCACCCGCGGCGGCGCCCACCCCACGGACCGCATCCCGGTCGCTCCGCACGTCACCGTGACCGTTCCCGCCGCCCGCTCGATCAACCCGGTCACCGGTGCGAACTGGGAAGGCGTCGGCGTCGAGCCCGACCTGGCCGTCCCGGCCGGGGACGCACTGAAGGCGGGGCTGGAGCACCTGCGCACGCGGCTCGGCTGA
- a CDS encoding GntR family transcriptional regulator, producing MALHLTVDPEAPQPPYEQIRAHIADRARSGALPVGHRLPTVRGLAEELGLAANTVAKAYRALEADGVIETHGRNGTFVAAPGDTADREAATAARAYAERAHRLGLGREAALAAAEEALRAVYGD from the coding sequence GTGGCCTTGCACCTGACCGTCGATCCGGAAGCGCCCCAACCGCCCTACGAGCAGATCCGCGCCCACATCGCCGACCGGGCCCGCTCCGGCGCGCTGCCCGTCGGCCACCGGCTGCCCACGGTCCGCGGCCTCGCCGAGGAACTGGGCCTCGCCGCCAACACCGTCGCCAAGGCCTACCGGGCCCTGGAGGCGGACGGCGTGATCGAGACCCACGGCCGCAACGGCACCTTCGTCGCCGCCCCCGGCGACACCGCCGACCGCGAGGCCGCGACCGCCGCCCGCGCCTACGCCGAACGGGCCCACCGGCTCGGCCTGGGCCGGGAGGCGGCGCTGGCGGCGGCGGAGGAGGCGCTGCGGGCGGTGTACGGGGACTGA
- the asnB gene encoding asparagine synthase (glutamine-hydrolyzing), translated as MCGIAGWIAYDQDLTTAGARAALEAMTRTMECRGPDASGIWQDTHAGFGHRRLAVIDIEGGRQPMLVEHDGRTRLALTYSGEVYNYRELRAELAGRGHTFRTSSDTEVVLHAYLEWGEAFTERLNGMFAFALWDPRTEELLLVRDGMGIKPLFYHPTPDGVLFGSEQKAVLAHPAVRASVGAEGLAEVLAFVKTPGHGVYDGLHEVRPGHTVRVRRDGTTVRRYWALEAREHPDDIPTTVARVRGLLDDIVERQLIADVPLCTLLSGGLDSSAVTALAAKGLAAAGHGPVRSFSVDFVGQTDHFVPDNLRGTPDGPYAHALAAHVGSDHRDIVLDTAALMDRGHRRAVLTARDLPTGFGDGDTSLYLLFKAIREQSTVALSGESADEVFGGYKWFHEPAAVHADTFPWVAAGVAHTFAGGDSALGSLLAKDVLDAVDLPGYVDARYREALDEVPRLPGETGLERRMREVCYLHLTRFVQILLDRKDRASMATGLEVRVPFCDHRLVEYVFNTPWSMKTFDGREKSLLRAAVRDVLPDVVADRVKSPYPATQDPRYGAALRAELRELAADRDAPVRPLLREDALRDALSEESGDHYRGAVELVLGLDAWLRTGGIDLRV; from the coding sequence ATGTGCGGAATCGCCGGATGGATCGCTTACGACCAGGACCTCACCACCGCCGGGGCGCGCGCCGCGCTGGAGGCGATGACGCGGACGATGGAGTGCCGGGGCCCGGACGCCTCGGGGATCTGGCAGGACACCCACGCCGGGTTCGGCCACCGCAGGCTGGCCGTCATCGACATCGAGGGCGGCCGGCAGCCGATGCTCGTCGAACACGACGGCCGCACCCGGCTCGCCCTCACCTACAGCGGCGAGGTCTACAACTACCGCGAGCTGCGCGCCGAACTCGCCGGGCGCGGGCACACGTTCCGCACCAGCAGCGACACCGAGGTCGTCCTCCACGCCTACCTCGAATGGGGCGAGGCGTTCACCGAGCGGCTCAACGGCATGTTCGCGTTCGCCCTCTGGGACCCGCGGACGGAGGAACTGCTGCTCGTCCGCGACGGGATGGGCATCAAGCCGCTCTTCTACCACCCCACGCCCGACGGCGTCCTCTTCGGCTCCGAGCAGAAGGCCGTCCTCGCCCACCCCGCCGTCCGCGCGTCCGTCGGCGCGGAGGGGCTGGCGGAGGTGCTGGCCTTCGTCAAGACGCCGGGCCACGGCGTCTACGACGGGCTGCACGAGGTGCGGCCCGGGCACACCGTACGGGTCCGGCGGGACGGGACGACCGTCCGCCGCTACTGGGCGCTGGAGGCACGCGAGCACCCCGACGACATCCCCACCACCGTCGCGCGCGTCCGCGGCCTCCTCGACGACATCGTCGAACGCCAGCTGATCGCCGACGTCCCGCTGTGCACCCTGCTCTCCGGCGGACTCGACTCCTCCGCCGTCACCGCCCTCGCCGCCAAGGGCCTCGCGGCGGCGGGCCACGGGCCGGTCCGCTCCTTCTCCGTCGACTTCGTCGGCCAGACCGACCACTTCGTCCCCGACAACCTGCGCGGCACCCCCGACGGGCCGTACGCGCACGCCCTCGCCGCGCACGTCGGCTCCGACCACCGCGACATCGTCCTCGACACCGCCGCCCTGATGGACCGCGGCCACCGGCGGGCCGTGCTCACCGCCCGCGACCTGCCCACCGGCTTCGGCGACGGCGACACCTCGCTCTACCTCCTGTTCAAGGCGATACGCGAGCAGTCCACGGTCGCCCTCTCGGGGGAGTCCGCCGACGAGGTGTTCGGCGGCTACAAGTGGTTCCACGAGCCGGCGGCCGTGCACGCCGACACCTTCCCCTGGGTCGCGGCCGGCGTCGCCCACACCTTCGCCGGCGGCGACAGCGCCCTCGGCTCGCTCCTCGCCAAGGACGTCCTCGACGCCGTCGACCTGCCCGGATACGTCGACGCCCGGTACCGCGAGGCCCTCGACGAGGTGCCCCGGCTGCCCGGCGAGACCGGACTCGAACGCCGGATGCGCGAGGTCTGCTACCTCCACCTCACCCGGTTCGTCCAGATCCTCCTCGACCGCAAGGACCGGGCCAGCATGGCCACCGGGCTGGAGGTGCGGGTGCCGTTCTGCGACCACCGGCTGGTCGAGTACGTGTTCAACACCCCCTGGTCGATGAAGACGTTCGACGGGCGCGAGAAGTCGCTGCTGCGCGCCGCCGTCCGCGACGTCCTGCCCGACGTCGTCGCCGACCGCGTCAAGAGCCCGTACCCCGCCACGCAGGACCCGCGCTACGGCGCCGCCCTCCGCGCCGAACTCCGCGAACTGGCCGCCGACCGGGACGCCCCCGTCCGGCCGCTGCTCCGCGAGGACGCGCTCCGGGACGCCCTGTCGGAGGAGTCCGGCGACCACTACCGGGGAGCCGTCGAACTCGTCCTCGGGCTGGACGCGTGGCTGCGGACGGGCGGGATCGACCTGCGGGTGTAG